A single region of the Actinoplanes sp. SE50/110 genome encodes:
- a CDS encoding multidrug effflux MFS transporter, with product MSITQAPPTARHRARLALILGALSAFGALTIDMYLPAMPGMADELDAGATLVQLTLTVFVVGLAVGQVIVGPLSDAWGRRRPLLAGMALYVTGSLWCALSPTAGYLIGGRVLQSLGAAAGTVLARAIVRDLYQGTAMTRFFATLMVVNGVAPIVAPVIGGQLLTFTTWRAVFLVLAAVGAILLVTVALALPESLPRERRAPAHPRATLRAFRTLGTDRHYLRYVVAAALMFAAVFAYISGSSFVLQDAYGLSAQQFSLVFGLNGLGIVVFGQIGGMLVGRVTGEHTLLRVSLSIAVLGSAGVLVCAVAGLPLPLLLAFLFLPVAMLGIVLANATSLALAGHGSAAGAASSLQGLLQFLVGSLAASAMTLAGPATAITMGATMVICSIAALATLR from the coding sequence GTGTCCATAACTCAAGCTCCGCCCACGGCGCGGCACCGGGCGCGGCTGGCCCTGATCCTGGGCGCGTTGAGCGCGTTCGGCGCGCTCACCATCGACATGTACCTGCCGGCCATGCCCGGGATGGCCGACGAGTTGGACGCCGGCGCGACCCTGGTACAGCTCACCCTGACGGTGTTCGTCGTCGGGCTCGCCGTCGGCCAGGTGATCGTCGGCCCGCTCTCGGACGCCTGGGGCCGGCGGCGGCCGCTGCTCGCCGGGATGGCGCTCTACGTGACCGGATCGCTGTGGTGCGCGCTCTCCCCCACCGCCGGCTATCTGATCGGCGGCCGCGTGCTGCAGTCGCTGGGCGCGGCGGCCGGCACCGTCCTGGCCCGGGCCATCGTCCGCGACCTCTACCAGGGCACCGCCATGACCCGCTTCTTCGCCACCCTGATGGTGGTCAACGGGGTCGCACCGATCGTCGCGCCGGTCATCGGCGGCCAGCTGCTCACCTTCACCACCTGGCGGGCGGTGTTCCTGGTGCTGGCCGCGGTCGGCGCCATCCTCCTGGTCACTGTCGCCCTCGCCCTGCCCGAATCGCTGCCCCGGGAACGGCGTGCGCCGGCACACCCGCGGGCGACCCTGCGGGCGTTCCGCACGCTCGGCACCGACCGGCACTATCTGCGCTACGTCGTCGCCGCGGCGCTGATGTTCGCGGCCGTCTTCGCCTACATCTCCGGCTCGTCGTTCGTCCTGCAGGACGCCTACGGACTCAGCGCGCAGCAGTTCAGCCTGGTCTTCGGCCTCAACGGGCTCGGCATCGTGGTGTTCGGGCAGATCGGCGGCATGCTCGTCGGCCGGGTCACCGGCGAGCACACCCTGCTGCGGGTCAGCCTCTCGATCGCCGTCCTCGGCTCGGCCGGGGTGCTGGTCTGCGCCGTCGCCGGCCTGCCGCTGCCCCTGCTGCTGGCCTTCCTGTTCCTGCCGGTCGCCATGCTCGGCATCGTGCTGGCCAACGCCACCTCGCTGGCCCTGGCCGGGCACGGGTCGGCCGCCGGGGCCGCCTCGTCCCTGCAGGGCCTGCTGCAGTTCCTGGTGGGCAGCCTCGCCGCCTCGGCGATGACGCTGGCCGGTCCGGCGACCGCCATCACGATGGGCGCCACCATGGTGATCTGCTCGATCGCCGCCCTCGCCACCCTGCGCTGA